The following coding sequences are from one Ruminococcus flavefaciens AE3010 window:
- a CDS encoding sensor domain-containing protein, whose translation MNNKKHPTTKSNTRTRSFNPLAAALIIVIASAIVIGYCINCPENARMALIIYVCTMVCATLILAISGWIYKNRKTSVDEKEIIKITENLNTEMIIWSDDFEYVYINKKLRDLLGITADYSDKKEGVWTAFGINTPDPTALNKIVDSNSYESTFRNPSGAFVSIAWSTSQVKRYRRRSVYLSTGFNLTELKKMRVNLANANDFFHSAMELAEIGLVMSTDKKVFRVSPEMVNMLGLKSGTVNINEYRALIHPNDRIQFDGAVRSRDISDIKNIEIRLRTADGAYRWFSHRFKSITGTGNSLPLFGGAVLDVTEEHEKDILIERLAYMDEVTEIANRNKLVVTGQEIYDSCKVLDYSFWIIVLDIDRFHIINDTCGYSNGNYILKNFAHILYKFVTPGGLAARISGDNFALLLRDYGDDEMPTRTVKSIQDEFAKLAVDELASISLTCSAGYSKMPEDGRSFLEVMEHAEFALKSNDSNQGSICGYEPSMHDSIIGDTELEKALALAIDNNELQLYYQPKIDLASGRIMGVEALIRWIKPDGTIVTPDAFVPIAESSHLIGKISEFVLNEGCRQNKLWQKMGYPPIVMSINFASSDFYQTDLKDKVYEALARSALPPQWLEVELTETLALKDIDFAVDQMNRLRELGVKLAMDDFGTGYSSLKYLQILPITLLKLDRSFIIDIEHEKISFEIVSAVIRIAKSKGIETIAEGIENKEQESILRMAGCDYGQGYLYGKPMPPEKIQDFFEQNVRREINTKR comes from the coding sequence ATGAATAACAAGAAACACCCCACCACAAAAAGCAACACACGTACCAGAAGCTTCAATCCGCTCGCAGCCGCACTCATAATCGTCATTGCCAGTGCAATTGTTATAGGCTACTGCATTAATTGCCCCGAAAACGCCAGGATGGCACTTATCATTTACGTATGCACAATGGTATGCGCAACTCTTATTCTCGCGATCTCGGGCTGGATATATAAGAACAGGAAGACCTCTGTTGACGAAAAGGAGATCATCAAGATAACCGAAAACCTCAACACGGAAATGATAATCTGGTCGGACGACTTTGAATATGTATATATCAACAAGAAGCTTCGCGACCTGCTGGGCATAACCGCGGATTACTCGGACAAAAAGGAGGGCGTCTGGACAGCCTTCGGCATAAACACTCCCGACCCCACTGCTCTCAACAAGATAGTCGACAGTAACTCCTACGAGTCAACGTTCCGCAATCCAAGCGGCGCATTCGTTTCTATCGCATGGAGCACTTCACAGGTCAAGAGATACAGAAGACGCTCAGTCTACCTGAGTACAGGCTTCAACCTCACAGAGCTGAAAAAAATGCGAGTAAATCTCGCCAATGCCAACGATTTCTTCCACTCGGCTATGGAGCTTGCAGAAATAGGTCTCGTTATGAGCACCGACAAGAAGGTGTTCCGTGTATCACCTGAAATGGTCAATATGCTGGGACTAAAGAGCGGTACCGTCAATATCAACGAATACCGCGCTCTGATACACCCCAACGACAGGATACAGTTTGACGGAGCTGTCCGCAGCCGCGACATCTCCGACATCAAGAATATCGAGATAAGGCTCAGGACTGCCGACGGGGCTTACCGCTGGTTCTCACACCGCTTCAAGTCAATTACGGGTACAGGCAACAGCCTGCCCCTTTTCGGCGGAGCTGTTCTCGATGTGACCGAGGAGCACGAAAAGGATATCCTCATCGAGCGTCTTGCGTACATGGACGAGGTAACGGAGATAGCCAACCGCAACAAGCTTGTGGTAACAGGACAGGAGATATACGACTCCTGCAAGGTACTGGACTATTCATTCTGGATAATCGTTCTCGACATTGACCGCTTCCATATCATAAATGATACCTGCGGCTATTCAAACGGTAACTACATTCTGAAAAATTTTGCTCATATACTGTATAAATTCGTTACTCCCGGTGGTCTTGCAGCCAGAATAAGCGGCGATAACTTCGCACTTCTGCTGAGAGACTACGGCGACGACGAAATGCCCACAAGAACTGTGAAGTCCATACAGGACGAGTTCGCAAAGCTTGCAGTTGACGAGCTGGCTTCCATAAGCCTTACCTGCTCGGCAGGCTACTCCAAAATGCCCGAGGACGGCAGATCCTTCCTTGAGGTAATGGAGCATGCTGAGTTCGCGCTCAAATCCAACGACAGCAATCAGGGCAGCATCTGCGGCTATGAACCCAGTATGCACGACTCCATCATAGGCGATACCGAGCTTGAAAAGGCTCTTGCACTTGCTATCGACAACAACGAGCTCCAGCTCTACTATCAGCCTAAGATAGACCTTGCATCAGGCAGGATAATGGGCGTTGAAGCGCTTATCCGCTGGATAAAGCCCGACGGCACCATAGTTACTCCCGATGCATTCGTGCCTATCGCAGAGAGCTCTCACCTTATCGGAAAGATAAGCGAGTTCGTACTGAACGAGGGCTGCCGCCAGAACAAGCTCTGGCAGAAAATGGGCTATCCGCCTATAGTTATGTCCATAAACTTCGCGTCATCTGACTTCTATCAGACCGACCTTAAAGACAAGGTCTACGAAGCCCTTGCACGTTCGGCTCTGCCGCCTCAGTGGCTGGAGGTCGAGCTCACCGAGACTCTTGCGCTGAAGGACATAGACTTTGCGGTCGACCAGATGAACCGTCTCCGCGAGCTTGGCGTAAAGCTTGCCATGGACGACTTCGGCACAGGCTATTCCTCACTGAAATATCTCCAGATACTCCCAATTACTCTGCTGAAGCTGGACCGATCATTCATTATCGATATCGAGCACGAAAAGATCTCATTCGAGATAGTTTCAGCCGTAATACGCATAGCAAAATCCAAAGGCATAGAAACTATCGCAGAGGGCATCGAAAACAAGGAACAGGAGTCTATCCTGCGCATGGCAGGCTGTGACTACGGACAGGGCTATCTCTACGGAAAGCCCATGCCCCCCGAGAAAATACAGGATTTCTTTGAGCAGAACGTAAGGCGTGAGATCAATACCAAGAGATAA
- a CDS encoding response regulator transcription factor — translation MAHILIVDDEVNIRKVVREYAEFEGYEVTEAENGMEAVTLCHDNDYDLIIMDVMMPRLDGYSACKEIHKTKNIPVIMLSARGEEYDKLFGFEIGVDDYVVKPFSPKELMARVKVVLKRNTRQEETVLPDKFSFEGLEVDIAGREVYVNGQKASMTPKEYDLLFYLVKNKNIALSRDKLLEEVWGYDFFGDDRTVDTHIKMLRNSLGEYRKFIVTLRGMGYKFEAD, via the coding sequence ATGGCACATATTTTAATTGTTGACGACGAGGTGAACATAAGAAAGGTAGTGCGTGAATATGCTGAATTTGAGGGCTATGAGGTAACAGAAGCCGAGAACGGCATGGAAGCTGTAACGCTCTGCCATGATAATGATTACGACCTTATCATCATGGATGTTATGATGCCCAGACTTGACGGCTATTCTGCCTGCAAGGAGATACATAAGACCAAGAATATCCCTGTTATCATGCTGTCCGCAAGAGGCGAGGAGTACGACAAGCTCTTCGGCTTTGAGATAGGCGTTGATGACTATGTTGTAAAGCCGTTCTCACCAAAGGAGCTCATGGCGAGAGTAAAGGTGGTCCTCAAGAGAAATACCCGTCAGGAAGAGACTGTGCTCCCCGACAAATTCTCCTTTGAGGGACTTGAAGTTGACATTGCGGGACGTGAGGTCTACGTAAACGGTCAGAAGGCTTCCATGACTCCAAAGGAGTACGACCTGCTCTTTTATCTTGTAAAGAACAAGAATATCGCCCTTTCAAGAGACAAGCTCCTTGAAGAGGTATGGGGCTACGACTTCTTCGGCGATGACCGAACAGTTGATACCCACATAAAAATGCTCCGCAACAGCCTCGGAGAGTACCGTAAATTCATCGTTACACTGAGAGGAATGGGATACAAGTTTGAAGCCGATTAA
- a CDS encoding sensor histidine kinase: MKPIKHFKRAESRIPLKFTVWLYFVIFTVAVFALIWVFQIFFFEKFYERMRIHSAAKSMESIAEVYSSCDKEKHYDNAMKITSDDEIKEKLYNIVYETGDSEDLCVEILDKYGREVMKKHVMGECIIHDKGGSVLWLLNGIDEADDGIIKLKMKHPRSGSDMLVYGCKLGSMSEPDGYLLINATIVPVEATVMIIKRQLMTITVILIILAFIISLYLAKRISAPIDRITKSAEILAKGDFNTKFDGRGYLEAKKLADTLTYAEKELSKVDTMQRDLIANVSHDLRTPLTMLKAYAEMIRDLSGDNPVKRNEHLEIIISETDRLALLVNDMLDLSKLESGKQKLNPTEFGISAKLSEIMDRFKGLSEKNGYQIHFTPDEERTVYCDSIKIEQVIYNLINNAINYTGKDKQVFVRQINTDSGVIVEVEDTGDGIEEDKIKLIFDKYYRSENHKREVVGTGLGLSIVKAVLKMHNYDYGVRSTLGKGSTFWFKISDVKK, encoded by the coding sequence TTGAAGCCGATTAAGCATTTCAAAAGGGCAGAGAGCAGGATACCGCTTAAATTCACTGTATGGCTGTACTTCGTCATCTTTACCGTAGCAGTATTTGCCCTTATATGGGTGTTCCAGATATTCTTCTTTGAAAAATTCTATGAGCGTATGAGGATACACTCCGCGGCAAAAAGCATGGAGTCCATAGCCGAGGTCTACAGCAGCTGCGACAAGGAAAAGCATTATGATAATGCTATGAAGATAACGTCCGATGACGAAATAAAAGAAAAGCTATATAATATAGTTTACGAAACAGGCGATTCCGAGGATCTTTGCGTGGAAATACTGGACAAGTACGGGCGCGAGGTAATGAAGAAGCATGTAATGGGCGAGTGCATCATACACGACAAGGGCGGCAGCGTTCTGTGGCTGCTGAACGGGATAGACGAAGCTGACGACGGCATTATCAAATTAAAGATGAAGCACCCGAGAAGCGGGAGCGATATGCTGGTATATGGCTGTAAACTGGGCAGCATGTCCGAGCCTGACGGCTATTTGCTTATAAATGCGACTATCGTACCCGTAGAAGCTACCGTAATGATAATTAAGCGTCAGCTCATGACCATAACCGTGATACTTATTATACTTGCGTTTATAATTTCCCTTTACCTTGCAAAGAGGATATCCGCACCTATCGACAGGATAACAAAGTCTGCGGAGATACTGGCAAAGGGCGATTTCAACACCAAGTTCGACGGAAGAGGCTACCTTGAGGCTAAAAAGCTGGCGGATACCCTTACATATGCGGAAAAGGAGCTATCCAAGGTGGACACCATGCAGAGAGACCTTATCGCAAATGTGTCCCATGACCTGAGAACTCCGCTGACAATGCTGAAAGCCTATGCGGAAATGATACGGGACCTTTCGGGAGACAATCCAGTTAAGCGCAACGAGCACCTTGAAATTATCATCAGCGAGACCGACCGTCTGGCACTTCTTGTAAATGATATGCTTGATCTCTCAAAGCTGGAGAGCGGCAAGCAGAAGCTGAATCCTACGGAATTCGGTATAAGTGCTAAGCTCAGCGAGATAATGGACCGCTTCAAGGGACTGTCCGAGAAAAACGGCTACCAGATACATTTTACTCCCGACGAGGAGCGCACTGTGTACTGCGATTCCATTAAGATCGAGCAGGTCATCTACAACCTTATTAATAATGCCATAAACTACACTGGCAAGGACAAGCAGGTATTCGTCCGCCAGATCAACACCGACAGCGGCGTCATTGTTGAGGTGGAGGATACGGGCGACGGTATCGAGGAGGACAAGATCAAGCTTATCTTCGATAAGTATTACCGCTCCGAGAACCATAAGCGCGAGGTAGTGGGTACAGGTCTGGGTCTTTCTATCGTCAAGGCTGTGCTGAAAATGCACAACTATGACTACGGCGTGCGCAGTACACTTGGCAAGGGCTCGACGTTCTGGTTCAAGATAAGCGATGTGAAGAAATGA
- the metK gene encoding methionine adenosyltransferase, producing MSKCFFTSESVTEGHPDKICDQISDAVLDAILEQDKMGRVACETCVTTGMVLCMGEITTSADIDIPKIARQVIIDIGYDRAKYGFDGHTCAILTSIDEQSPDIAMGVNEAFEYREENGESDGLSNGAGDQGIMFGFACNETPELMPLPISLAHKLSLKLTEVRKDGTLRYLRPDGKSQVTVEYDDGKPVRVDAVVVSSQHSADISLKQLRKDIEEYVIKAVIPADLMDKNTKIFINPTGRFVVGGPQGDSGLTGRKIIVDTYGGYSRHGGGAFSGKDPTKVDRSAAYASRYIAKNIVAAGLADKCEVQLSYAIGVAKPISILVDTFGTGKVDEEKLSEAVAKVFDLRPTAIINMLDLRKPQYRQLAAYGHMGREDLGVAWEKTDRVDALMAALK from the coding sequence ATGAGTAAATGCTTTTTCACATCTGAATCAGTAACTGAGGGACATCCCGATAAGATCTGCGACCAGATCTCGGACGCTGTTCTCGACGCTATCCTTGAGCAGGATAAAATGGGCAGAGTTGCCTGCGAGACCTGCGTTACAACAGGTATGGTGCTCTGTATGGGCGAGATCACTACTTCGGCTGATATAGATATCCCCAAGATAGCACGTCAGGTCATCATCGACATCGGCTACGACAGAGCTAAGTACGGCTTTGACGGCCATACCTGCGCTATCCTTACTTCTATAGACGAGCAGTCTCCCGACATCGCTATGGGCGTTAACGAGGCTTTCGAGTACAGAGAAGAGAACGGCGAGTCCGACGGACTTTCCAACGGTGCAGGCGATCAGGGTATCATGTTCGGTTTTGCTTGTAATGAAACTCCTGAGCTCATGCCCCTTCCTATCTCACTTGCACACAAGCTCTCACTGAAGCTCACAGAGGTACGCAAGGACGGCACTCTCCGTTACCTCCGTCCCGACGGTAAGTCACAGGTAACAGTTGAGTACGACGACGGCAAGCCCGTAAGAGTTGACGCAGTTGTTGTTTCTTCACAGCACTCTGCTGATATCTCACTCAAGCAGCTCCGCAAGGACATTGAGGAGTACGTTATCAAGGCAGTTATCCCTGCTGACCTTATGGACAAGAACACAAAGATATTCATCAATCCTACAGGACGTTTCGTAGTAGGCGGACCTCAGGGCGACAGCGGTCTTACAGGACGTAAGATCATCGTTGATACATACGGCGGATATTCACGTCACGGCGGCGGAGCTTTCAGCGGTAAGGACCCGACAAAGGTCGACAGAAGTGCTGCTTATGCTTCACGTTATATCGCTAAGAACATCGTTGCAGCAGGTCTTGCTGACAAGTGCGAGGTTCAGCTCTCATACGCTATCGGCGTTGCAAAGCCTATCTCTATCCTTGTTGATACATTCGGCACTGGCAAGGTAGACGAGGAGAAGCTCTCAGAGGCTGTTGCAAAGGTATTCGACCTGCGTCCTACAGCTATCATCAATATGCTCGATCTCCGCAAGCCCCAGTACAGACAGCTTGCAGCTTACGGTCACATGGGTCGTGAGGATCTGGGCGTTGCATGGGAAAAGACAGACAGAGTTGACGCTCTCATGGCTGCCCTCAAGTAA
- a CDS encoding helix-turn-helix domain-containing protein, with protein sequence MNYGRVRDLREDADMTQKQAAEKLFLHLTQYRRYECGESEIPLHIAINIAKLYNVSLDYIAGLTDDKRGLTRSALTENETQLINGFRKLDSIAQGRVLERVEMLKISK encoded by the coding sequence ATGAATTACGGAAGAGTCCGCGACCTGCGCGAGGACGCTGATATGACGCAGAAACAGGCTGCCGAAAAGCTTTTTCTACACCTTACACAGTACAGGCGCTACGAATGCGGCGAAAGCGAGATACCGCTTCACATAGCCATAAACATTGCAAAACTCTATAATGTGTCATTAGACTACATCGCAGGACTCACCGACGACAAGCGCGGACTTACACGCTCAGCCCTCACGGAGAACGAAACTCAGCTCATAAACGGTTTCCGCAAGCTCGACAGCATAGCACAGGGACGTGTGCTGGAAAGAGTGGAAATGCTGAAAATTTCTAAATAA
- a CDS encoding JAB domain-containing protein: protein MADINKKLRREQLLEKYHKNGFDGLSEHEKLELLLTYAQADEPAISAAELLSEYGSVNALADADTALLMKSPHVNEQTAVLLRLIPCISRKLYTERFTIRTLSSSKAAKEFFSSHFIGAVGEKLIMTSVSSRFRIYETKILAFGTASRLTASYRDIAGMAVRSDCDIFFVAHNHPHGEASPSDSDVLFTRNVINTLSKLGAVLADHIIVGAEGAFSMRESGLLPEMAPDGVKGYKCGK from the coding sequence ATGGCTGACATAAACAAAAAGCTGCGCAGGGAGCAGCTTCTCGAAAAATATCATAAGAACGGCTTTGATGGGCTCTCGGAGCATGAGAAGCTGGAGCTCCTGCTCACATACGCTCAGGCAGACGAGCCTGCCATATCAGCGGCGGAGCTTCTCAGCGAATACGGCAGCGTAAATGCCCTTGCCGACGCGGACACCGCCCTGCTTATGAAGTCTCCCCATGTCAACGAGCAGACCGCCGTGCTTCTGCGGCTTATCCCATGTATAAGCCGTAAGCTTTACACCGAGCGCTTTACTATACGTACTCTCAGCAGCTCAAAGGCGGCAAAGGAGTTCTTTTCAAGCCATTTTATCGGAGCCGTGGGCGAAAAGCTCATAATGACGTCGGTCAGCAGCCGTTTCCGAATATACGAAACAAAGATTCTGGCATTCGGCACAGCCTCGCGGCTTACGGCTTCATACCGCGATATCGCAGGCATGGCAGTCAGGAGCGACTGCGATATATTCTTTGTGGCGCACAATCATCCGCACGGCGAAGCTTCGCCCTCGGACAGCGATGTGCTTTTCACGCGGAACGTCATAAATACCCTCTCAAAGCTGGGAGCAGTCCTCGCCGACCACATTATCGTAGGCGCCGAGGGAGCGTTCTCCATGCGTGAGAGCGGGCTTCTGCCCGAAATGGCTCCCGACGGCGTTAAGGGATATAAGTGCGGGAAATAG
- a CDS encoding JAB domain-containing protein yields MNERNSHAGHRSRMRQRFLASGQDGLFEHELLELILFYARPVVNTNGIAHDLINEFGSLSKVLSADAEKLRSVKGVGAGGAAFLKLINDFGISYMRSSHSSETLTDCKQLCDCLSLQFKGITAKICNILCLSTRSELMRTITLPIDELLSGSITPKELAAMILKSEAAALCIGINHGEELPIPTDNDYRIARIFGELLSAIGISFTDLIISGGGKCFSMRSSGAFTF; encoded by the coding sequence ATGAACGAAAGGAACTCTCACGCAGGACACAGGAGCCGCATGAGGCAGCGCTTTCTTGCCTCTGGACAGGACGGGCTCTTCGAGCATGAACTTCTGGAGCTGATACTGTTTTACGCCCGTCCAGTGGTGAACACCAACGGTATTGCCCATGACCTTATAAACGAATTCGGCAGCCTCAGCAAGGTGCTCTCAGCCGACGCGGAAAAGCTCCGCAGCGTAAAGGGCGTGGGCGCAGGAGGAGCCGCATTTCTGAAGCTCATAAACGACTTCGGTATCAGCTATATGCGCAGCTCACACAGCAGCGAGACTCTCACCGACTGCAAGCAGCTCTGCGACTGCCTGTCCCTGCAATTCAAGGGCATTACCGCTAAAATATGCAATATACTCTGCCTTTCAACGCGCTCCGAGCTCATGCGCACCATAACTCTGCCCATAGACGAGCTTCTCAGCGGCAGCATAACTCCCAAGGAGCTGGCAGCTATGATACTGAAAAGCGAAGCCGCCGCGTTATGCATAGGCATAAACCACGGCGAAGAGCTCCCCATACCAACAGATAACGACTACCGCATCGCCCGAATATTCGGAGAGCTGCTGTCCGCAATAGGCATAAGCTTCACCGACCTCATCATATCGGGCGGCGGCAAGTGCTTCTCAATGCGCAGCAGCGGCGCATTCACATTCTGA
- a CDS encoding helix-turn-helix domain-containing protein — protein sequence MHFQRLRDLREDMDMSQTKIAQLLHTSQTVYSRYERGFQTIPVEHLLILADFYGVSVDYILGRTNIKELSKPKQP from the coding sequence GTGCATTTTCAAAGACTAAGAGACCTGCGTGAGGACATGGATATGTCCCAGACTAAAATAGCTCAGCTCCTGCACACGAGCCAGACAGTGTATTCGCGCTACGAAAGAGGATTCCAGACTATCCCCGTGGAGCATCTGCTGATACTTGCGGACTTTTACGGCGTTTCCGTGGACTATATCCTCGGCAGAACAAATATCAAGGAGCTCAGCAAGCCTAAACAGCCCTGA
- a CDS encoding EAL domain-containing protein produces MIRYTDFCFGVALSALLICLGNLTFTILDGHTRKPQNRVYMSLLMLLAVNAVCEMINVRIGAFDMSSDVAFMTTRSAKYVYFLSHALIAPVLYYYLSFVIGRSVGTGFRFGSRTLLKEKLRIIIPWTVVIISELAIALNPLTHWCWYYTDSRIFHRGWGEYVFLYTFSFLWIAAAFIMCMRSWNILSKGRKRSIAICFLLAAVGICVQLMVPQMRVEILMEAIGFSGVLLFIENEDDRKNVELDTYNSAAFSLDLAATLKNRIPVRILILRNIRFDKTANTVVFGKMNRDLIIKQVSDYLGTVVQRYFIYSVGYGRFVVTLYDHTAEEAHALAEKVSRRFDEPWLVNGSDIILTSRIMLVSVPDGAKNAEEVNYIAECPIPEQVQERIIEGKSLDWIIRRAAVEKTVTRGLEDGCFEVYYQPTYNMDKTLHGAEALLRMNDKDMGIIYPDEFIPIAEQLGIIDVIDEFVLKEVCKFIFTGIPQKCGMDCINVNLSVLECMKEGFAEYISGVVESEGIRKKMINFEITESVAAKDYTHLADVIEQLKQEGFQFSIDDYGTGYSNMTSLFSLGADIIKIDKSILWNAEKSDLGMTLLKTSIDMVHKMEKKALMEGVETEEQINILRELGCEYLQGYYFSKPLPKAEFIKLIEGKTVI; encoded by the coding sequence ATGATCAGATATACGGATTTCTGTTTTGGTGTGGCACTTTCCGCTTTATTGATATGTCTTGGAAATCTCACGTTCACTATACTGGACGGTCATACACGAAAGCCTCAGAACCGCGTTTATATGTCGCTTCTGATGCTGCTTGCCGTCAACGCTGTCTGTGAGATGATAAATGTACGCATCGGAGCATTTGACATGAGCTCTGATGTTGCTTTTATGACAACACGGTCGGCAAAATATGTGTATTTTCTCAGCCATGCCCTCATAGCGCCTGTGCTGTACTACTACCTTTCATTTGTCATCGGACGCTCCGTGGGGACAGGCTTTCGGTTCGGGAGCAGGACTCTGCTGAAGGAGAAGCTGCGTATAATTATCCCGTGGACAGTGGTTATCATTTCCGAGCTTGCTATCGCACTTAATCCGCTGACTCACTGGTGCTGGTATTACACAGACAGCAGGATATTTCACAGAGGCTGGGGAGAATATGTCTTTCTCTATACCTTTTCGTTCCTGTGGATAGCTGCCGCTTTTATCATGTGCATGAGGTCGTGGAATATCCTGTCAAAGGGACGCAAGCGCTCTATCGCCATATGCTTTCTGCTTGCAGCGGTGGGTATCTGTGTGCAGCTCATGGTGCCTCAGATGAGAGTGGAGATACTCATGGAGGCAATAGGCTTCTCGGGGGTGCTGCTCTTCATTGAAAATGAGGACGACCGCAAGAATGTTGAGCTTGACACTTATAATTCCGCAGCTTTCTCCCTTGACCTTGCTGCAACTCTTAAAAACCGCATACCTGTAAGGATACTCATACTCCGCAATATACGCTTCGATAAGACAGCAAATACCGTTGTTTTCGGAAAGATGAACCGCGACCTTATAATAAAGCAGGTTTCGGATTATCTCGGAACTGTTGTGCAGCGCTACTTTATCTACTCTGTGGGCTACGGAAGATTTGTGGTAACACTGTACGATCATACCGCCGAAGAAGCCCATGCGCTTGCGGAAAAGGTCAGCAGGCGATTTGATGAGCCGTGGCTGGTTAACGGAAGTGATATTATCCTTACTTCAAGGATAATGCTTGTCAGCGTCCCCGACGGTGCGAAAAATGCAGAGGAAGTCAACTACATAGCCGAGTGCCCAATACCCGAGCAGGTGCAGGAGCGTATAATCGAGGGCAAGTCACTTGACTGGATAATACGCCGTGCGGCTGTGGAAAAAACAGTCACACGCGGTCTTGAGGACGGCTGCTTCGAGGTCTACTATCAGCCTACATACAATATGGACAAGACCCTCCACGGTGCAGAAGCGCTTCTGCGCATGAACGACAAGGATATGGGAATAATTTACCCCGACGAGTTCATTCCTATCGCCGAGCAGCTTGGTATTATAGATGTTATTGACGAGTTCGTGCTGAAAGAGGTGTGCAAGTTCATATTCACGGGTATCCCTCAGAAATGCGGAATGGACTGCATAAACGTCAATCTCTCCGTTCTGGAGTGCATGAAGGAGGGCTTTGCTGAATATATCAGCGGTGTCGTCGAGTCGGAGGGAATACGCAAGAAGATGATAAACTTTGAGATAACCGAGTCCGTTGCCGCAAAGGACTATACCCACCTTGCCGACGTTATCGAGCAGCTGAAGCAGGAGGGCTTCCAGTTCTCTATCGACGATTACGGAACAGGCTATTCAAATATGACCTCGCTGTTCTCTCTTGGCGCTGATATCATAAAGATAGACAAGAGCATACTCTGGAACGCCGAAAAAAGCGATCTTGGCATGACGCTGCTGAAAACCTCTATCGATATGGTGCATAAGATGGAGAAAAAGGCTCTTATGGAGGGTGTTGAGACAGAAGAGCAGATAAATATACTCAGGGAGCTTGGCTGCGAGTATTTACAGGGCTATTACTTCTCAAAGCCGCTTCCGAAAGCTGAGTTCATAAAGCTTATCGAGGGAAAAACAGTTATATGA
- a CDS encoding 3-deoxy-7-phosphoheptulonate synthase — MNMNFKCKLPIPAEVKSEYPVSEELAKVISERNKLIADIIKGENDRILLIIGPCSADNEDSVLDYINRLREVQEKVNDKILIVPRIYTNKPRTTGKGYKGMLHQPDPSQKPDMYKGIVAIRKTHLRAIQETGFTCADEMLYPENHRYVNDLLGYVAVGARSVENQQHRLTASGLNVPVGMKNPVSGSMPVLMNSIEAAQSGHTFLYRGWEVVTEGNPLAHAILRGYENHHSQSMPNYHYEHLQLLNEFYEKKGFSNPACIIDTNHCNSGKQYLEQPRIVKEVLSSRKYNDSIRKLVKGFMIESYIEDGNQKVEEHIYGKSITDPCIGWEKTEKMIFDIAERA; from the coding sequence ATGAATATGAACTTCAAATGCAAGCTTCCCATACCTGCCGAGGTAAAGAGCGAATATCCCGTTTCAGAAGAGCTCGCCAAGGTCATCTCCGAGAGAAACAAGCTCATCGCTGATATCATCAAGGGCGAAAATGACAGGATACTCCTTATCATCGGACCATGCTCCGCAGACAACGAGGACAGCGTTCTCGACTATATCAACCGTCTGAGAGAGGTACAGGAAAAGGTCAATGACAAAATACTCATCGTTCCCCGTATCTATACAAACAAGCCCCGTACAACAGGCAAGGGCTACAAGGGCATGCTCCACCAGCCCGACCCGAGCCAGAAGCCCGATATGTACAAGGGTATCGTTGCAATAAGAAAGACCCACCTCAGAGCTATTCAGGAAACAGGCTTCACCTGTGCTGACGAAATGCTCTACCCCGAGAACCACCGCTACGTAAACGACCTCTTGGGCTACGTAGCTGTTGGCGCACGTTCTGTTGAGAACCAGCAGCACAGACTCACAGCCAGCGGTCTCAATGTTCCTGTTGGTATGAAGAACCCCGTAAGCGGCAGCATGCCTGTTCTTATGAACTCTATCGAAGCTGCTCAGTCGGGACACACCTTCCTCTACAGAGGCTGGGAGGTAGTTACCGAGGGCAATCCTCTCGCTCACGCTATCCTCAGAGGCTACGAGAACCACCACAGCCAGAGCATGCCCAACTATCACTATGAGCATCTCCAGCTCCTCAACGAGTTCTACGAGAAAAAGGGATTCAGCAATCCTGCCTGCATTATCGACACAAACCACTGCAACTCCGGCAAGCAGTACTTAGAGCAGCCCCGTATCGTCAAGGAAGTTCTCAGCAGCCGCAAGTACAACGACAGTATCCGCAAGCTGGTTAAGGGCTTCATGATAGAGAGCTACATCGAGGACGGCAACCAGAAGGTAGAGGAGCATATCTACGGAAAGTCCATTACCGATCCGTGCATCGGCTGGGAAAAGACCGAGAAGATGATCTTCGATATCGCAGAAAGAGCATAA